One Weissella ceti DNA window includes the following coding sequences:
- the infA gene encoding translation initiation factor IF-1, translated as MAKDVIEISGIVKETLPNAMFTVELENGATILAHVSGKIRKNFIRILPGDRVTVEMSPYDLTKGRITYRYIK; from the coding sequence GTGGCCAAAGATGTTATTGAAATTTCTGGTATTGTTAAAGAAACATTACCAAATGCCATGTTTACCGTTGAATTGGAAAACGGAGCGACAATTTTAGCTCACGTATCAGGTAAGATCCGTAAGAATTTCATTCGTATCTTGCCCGGTGATCGCGTAACGGTAGAAATGTCGCCATACGACTTGACTAAGGGCCGTATCACATACCGCTACATTAAATAG
- a CDS encoding adenylate kinase codes for MSKNIILLGLPGVGKGTQAAKIVEAYNLPHISTGDMFREAMANETELGLEAKSYMDSGNLVPDSVTNGIVEERLAQPDTSAGFILDGYPRNIDQAEALQTMLAKNDRSIDGVLYFTADNDVLVERMMARGRADDTPEVIQNRLDVNGKLTQPIADYYADKNILHEIDGTRELSQVFADVEKVLDNLEG; via the coding sequence ATGAGCAAGAATATCATTCTCCTGGGACTACCAGGCGTAGGAAAAGGTACTCAGGCTGCAAAGATTGTGGAAGCATACAACTTGCCGCACATCAGTACTGGAGATATGTTCCGTGAAGCAATGGCGAACGAAACAGAATTGGGCTTGGAAGCTAAGTCTTACATGGACTCAGGTAACCTAGTTCCCGATTCAGTTACGAACGGTATTGTGGAAGAGCGTTTGGCTCAACCTGATACATCAGCTGGATTCATTCTAGATGGTTATCCACGTAACATTGACCAAGCTGAGGCATTGCAAACTATGTTGGCAAAGAACGATCGCTCAATTGACGGCGTTCTTTATTTCACAGCTGATAACGACGTGTTGGTTGAACGTATGATGGCCCGCGGACGTGCAGACGATACACCTGAAGTTATTCAGAATCGTTTGGATGTTAACGGAAAGTTGACACAACCTATCGCCGATTACTATGCAGATAAAAACATCTTGCATGAAATTGACGGAACACGTGAACTTAGCCAAGTGTTCGCCGATGTAGAAAAGGTACTTGATAATTTGGAAGGGTAA
- the secY gene encoding preprotein translocase subunit SecY yields MLKTVLNSLKEKDIRNKLLFTLLILIVYRLGAHITIPGINTMALSEVANSGLGSILNMFSGGGLTNYSLFAMGVSPYVTAQIVVQLLQMDIVPRFVEWSKQGEVGRRKLNQVTRYLTIILAFVQSIGITAGFNQLSQVNLVTTPDTKTYILIGFILTAGTMFAVWLGDMITDRGLGQGVSMLIFAGIISRFPADVYQLFKEHIIASPDQARGWAFLLGLAIIFVVVISFVTWFNQAIRKIPMQYTRQSKGSGSTSYLPLKVNVAGVIPVIFASSLIVTPQTILQLFAGKFGDASWYTTAMQFLDMQTLQGGILYTTLIILFTFFYAFVQINPEKIAENLQKQGSYIVGVRPGKATEEWLSSLLLRLSSVGSLFLGFVALAPILAAYFFGLDSNLAMSGTSILIVIGVAIDLIRQLEGLMMKRQYVGFIQEGVEAK; encoded by the coding sequence ATGCTAAAAACCGTGCTCAACTCACTTAAGGAAAAGGACATCCGTAACAAGTTGTTGTTTACCTTATTGATACTGATTGTTTACCGATTAGGTGCTCATATTACCATTCCTGGTATTAATACTATGGCACTAAGTGAAGTTGCAAATTCTGGGCTCGGCAGCATTTTGAATATGTTTAGCGGTGGTGGTTTAACTAATTACTCATTGTTCGCAATGGGAGTTTCACCATACGTTACAGCACAGATCGTGGTACAGCTCCTACAAATGGATATTGTGCCACGATTTGTTGAATGGTCAAAACAAGGTGAAGTTGGTCGACGTAAGTTGAACCAAGTGACCCGCTATTTGACTATTATTCTGGCGTTTGTCCAATCTATTGGTATCACGGCAGGATTTAATCAATTGAGTCAGGTTAATTTGGTGACAACACCAGATACTAAGACTTACATCTTGATCGGCTTCATCCTAACAGCAGGAACTATGTTCGCTGTCTGGTTGGGTGATATGATCACAGACCGTGGTCTTGGGCAAGGTGTCTCAATGCTAATTTTTGCAGGAATCATTTCTCGATTCCCTGCAGATGTGTATCAACTATTTAAGGAACACATTATCGCAAGTCCTGACCAAGCGCGTGGTTGGGCTTTCCTATTGGGATTGGCAATTATCTTTGTCGTTGTGATTAGCTTTGTTACTTGGTTTAACCAAGCTATTCGCAAGATTCCAATGCAATATACACGACAATCAAAGGGTTCAGGAAGCACGTCTTACTTACCTTTGAAAGTCAATGTTGCTGGTGTGATTCCCGTCATCTTTGCTTCGTCACTTATCGTGACACCACAAACAATTCTACAATTGTTTGCGGGAAAGTTTGGTGATGCTAGTTGGTATACAACGGCGATGCAATTCCTAGACATGCAAACTTTGCAAGGTGGGATTTTGTATACCACTCTTATTATCTTGTTTACATTCTTCTACGCTTTCGTTCAGATTAATCCTGAAAAGATTGCGGAGAACTTGCAAAAGCAAGGTAGTTATATTGTTGGTGTTCGTCCTGGTAAGGCAACTGAAGAATGGCTTTCATCTCTTCTATTGCGTTTATCATCAGTCGGATCGCTATTCCTAGGATTTGTCGCTTTGGCCCCAATCCTAGCCGCTTATTTCTTCGGGTTGGACAGTAACCTTGCAATGTCAGGAACGTCAATTTTGATCGTTATTGGTGTCGCAATTGACTTAATTCGCCAGCTTGAAGGATTGATGATGAAGCGACAGTATGTTGGATTTATTCAAGAAGGAGTCGAAGCAAAATGA
- the rplO gene encoding 50S ribosomal protein L15, producing MKLNELQVAEGSRKVRNRVGRGESSGNGKTAGRGQKGQKARGKVRMGFEGGQMPLFRRIPKRGFTNINRKEYAVVNLDVLNQFDNGSEVTPALLVEAGIVKNELSGIKILANGELTKSLTVKAHKFSATAVTAIEAAGGKTEVI from the coding sequence ATGAAGCTTAATGAACTCCAAGTAGCTGAAGGTTCACGTAAGGTCCGCAACCGTGTCGGACGTGGTGAATCATCAGGTAATGGTAAGACTGCTGGACGTGGTCAAAAAGGTCAAAAGGCTCGTGGTAAGGTACGTATGGGATTTGAAGGGGGACAAATGCCTTTGTTCCGTCGTATCCCAAAGCGTGGATTTACTAACATCAACCGCAAGGAATACGCTGTAGTAAACCTTGACGTGTTGAATCAATTCGATAACGGTTCAGAAGTTACACCAGCATTGTTGGTAGAAGCTGGAATCGTTAAGAACGAATTGAGCGGCATCAAGATCTTGGCTAACGGTGAATTGACTAAGTCATTGACTGTTAAGGCTCACAAGTTCTCAGCAACAGCAGTAACAGCTATTGAAGCTGCTGGTGGTAAGACAGAGGTGATCTAA
- the rpmD gene encoding 50S ribosomal protein L30, producing the protein MTDQVKVTLVKSAAHRKPNQRAIVKSLGLNKVNSSAVLPDNAATRGALFKIAHLITVEVVK; encoded by the coding sequence ATGACCGATCAAGTAAAGGTTACACTTGTTAAGAGTGCTGCTCACCGTAAGCCAAATCAACGTGCGATTGTTAAGTCACTTGGTTTGAACAAAGTGAACTCATCAGCCGTATTGCCTGATAACGCTGCAACGCGTGGTGCACTATTTAAGATTGCTCACTTGATTACTGTTGAAGTAGTTAAGTAA
- the rpsE gene encoding 30S ribosomal protein S5, translating to MAYIDPKTLGELEENVVGINRVTKVVKGGRRLRFAALVVVGDRNGHVGFGTGKAQEVPEAIRKAIEDAKRNIISVPTVGTTLPHSTLGVFDGGRILLKPAAEGSGVAAGGAARAVLELAGVADVTAKSLGSSTPINVVRATFEAIQSLKNAEEVAELRQVSLEHLAD from the coding sequence ATGGCTTATATCGATCCAAAAACGCTAGGCGAACTAGAAGAAAACGTTGTTGGTATTAACCGTGTTACAAAAGTTGTTAAGGGTGGACGTCGTCTACGTTTCGCAGCTCTTGTAGTAGTTGGTGACCGCAATGGACACGTTGGTTTCGGAACTGGTAAGGCGCAAGAAGTGCCTGAAGCAATCCGTAAGGCGATTGAAGACGCAAAGCGTAACATTATCTCTGTTCCAACTGTTGGTACGACCCTTCCTCACTCTACTTTGGGTGTCTTCGACGGTGGCCGCATTCTATTGAAGCCAGCCGCTGAAGGTTCTGGAGTGGCAGCCGGTGGTGCTGCTCGTGCCGTATTGGAATTGGCTGGAGTTGCTGACGTGACTGCAAAGTCTCTAGGTTCATCAACACCAATCAACGTTGTACGCGCAACTTTTGAAGCTATTCAATCATTGAAGAACGCTGAAGAAGTTGCTGAGTTGCGTCAAGTCTCACTTGAGCACTTGGCAGATTAA
- the rplR gene encoding 50S ribosomal protein L18 gives MITKSDKNKVRQHRHTRVRGKISGTAERPRLNVYRSNKNIYAQLIDDVAGVTLASASTLDKSVETAPKTEQASKVGALIAERAKAANIEVVVFDRGGYLYHGRVQALAEAAREAGLKF, from the coding sequence ATGATTACGAAGTCAGACAAGAATAAAGTGCGTCAACACCGACACACTCGTGTTCGTGGTAAGATTTCTGGTACTGCAGAGCGCCCACGCTTGAACGTTTACCGTTCTAACAAGAACATCTACGCTCAATTAATTGATGACGTAGCGGGTGTGACGCTTGCTAGTGCCTCAACTTTGGACAAGTCAGTTGAGACTGCTCCAAAGACTGAGCAAGCTTCTAAGGTTGGAGCTTTGATCGCAGAGCGCGCTAAGGCCGCTAACATCGAAGTTGTAGTATTTGACCGTGGTGGTTACCTATACCACGGACGTGTACAAGCCTTGGCCGAAGCTGCTCGTGAAGCTGGTTTGAAGTTCTAA
- the rplF gene encoding 50S ribosomal protein L6, which yields MSRIGNKVLTLPAGVEISREGNVVTVKGPKGTLSREIAPEIGFNVEGTEVTFTRPSDEGRIKALHGTTRANVANMVEGVSEGFKKTLKLVGVGYRAAMQGSDLVLSVGYSHPVNFEAREGLTVEVPDTLTIVISGINKQLVGDLAAEIRAVRPPEPYKGKGIRYENEHVARKEGKTGK from the coding sequence ATGAGTCGTATTGGTAACAAAGTTTTGACTTTGCCAGCTGGCGTTGAAATCTCACGTGAAGGTAACGTTGTTACTGTTAAGGGTCCTAAGGGAACTCTTTCACGCGAAATCGCGCCTGAAATTGGATTTAACGTTGAAGGTACAGAAGTTACTTTCACACGTCCATCAGACGAAGGTCGTATTAAGGCACTTCACGGAACAACTCGCGCCAATGTTGCTAACATGGTTGAGGGTGTCTCAGAAGGTTTCAAGAAGACTTTGAAGCTTGTCGGTGTTGGTTACCGTGCCGCAATGCAAGGATCAGACCTTGTATTGAGCGTTGGTTACTCACACCCAGTTAACTTTGAGGCCCGTGAAGGTTTGACAGTGGAAGTTCCTGACACATTGACAATTGTCATCTCAGGAATCAACAAGCAACTAGTCGGAGACTTGGCTGCTGAAATCCGCGCCGTACGTCCACCTGAACCATACAAGGGTAAGGGTATTCGTTACGAAAACGAACACGTTGCACGTAAGGAAGGTAAGACTGGTAAGTAA
- the rpsH gene encoding 30S ribosomal protein S8, which produces MSMTDPIADFLTRIRNANMVRHDSVLVPASKIKMDIAEILKNEGYVRDVEYIEDDKQGVIRVFLKYGSDKERVITGLKRISKPGLRSYVKSDAVPKVLNGLGTAIISTSEGVITDKEARAKGIGGEVLAYVW; this is translated from the coding sequence ATGTCAATGACTGACCCAATTGCAGATTTTTTGACTCGTATTCGTAACGCCAACATGGTTCGTCACGATTCAGTTCTAGTACCTGCATCAAAGATCAAGATGGACATCGCCGAAATTCTAAAGAATGAAGGATATGTTCGTGACGTTGAATACATTGAAGATGACAAGCAAGGTGTCATCCGTGTTTTCCTTAAGTATGGTTCTGACAAGGAACGTGTTATCACTGGTTTGAAGCGTATTTCAAAGCCAGGATTGCGTTCATACGTAAAGTCAGATGCTGTGCCTAAGGTATTGAACGGATTGGGAACTGCTATCATTTCAACTTCAGAAGGTGTTATCACCGACAAAGAAGCTCGCGCCAAGGGTATTGGTGGCGAAGTATTAGCTTACGTTTGGTAA
- the rplE gene encoding 50S ribosomal protein L5: MANRLKEQYVSEVTPALIEKFNYTSIMQAPKIEKIVLNMGVGDAVSNSKNLDEAVAELELIAGQKPVITRAKKSIAGFRLREGMAIGTKVTLRGERMYDFLDKLVNISLPRVRDFRGVSPKAFDGRGNYTLGIREQLIFPEIDYDNVNRVRGLDIVIVTTANTDEEGRELLTQMGMPFAK; the protein is encoded by the coding sequence ATGGCAAATCGCTTAAAGGAACAATACGTTAGCGAAGTGACACCTGCGTTGATCGAAAAGTTTAACTACACTTCAATCATGCAAGCACCTAAGATCGAAAAGATCGTTTTGAACATGGGTGTTGGTGACGCTGTTTCTAACTCAAAGAACTTGGATGAAGCTGTTGCTGAACTTGAATTGATTGCTGGTCAAAAGCCAGTTATCACTCGCGCTAAGAAGTCAATCGCTGGCTTCCGTTTGCGTGAAGGTATGGCAATCGGTACTAAGGTTACTTTGCGTGGTGAACGTATGTACGACTTCTTAGACAAGTTGGTTAACATTTCATTGCCACGTGTTCGTGACTTCCGTGGAGTTTCACCAAAGGCCTTTGATGGTCGTGGAAACTACACTCTAGGAATCCGTGAACAACTAATTTTCCCAGAAATTGATTACGATAACGTTAACCGTGTTCGTGGTTTGGACATCGTCATTGTGACGACTGCCAACACAGACGAAGAAGGTCGTGAATTGCTTACTCAAATGGGTATGCCTTTCGCTAAGTAA
- the rplX gene encoding 50S ribosomal protein L24, producing MFVKTGDKVMVIAGKDKGKEGVVTKTLKTQDRVVVEGVNKIKKHQKPNNQYPQGGIIELEAPIHVSNVQLLDPSTNEPTKIGYKVEDGKKVRYAKKSGKTLA from the coding sequence ATGTTTGTAAAGACTGGTGACAAGGTTATGGTTATCGCCGGCAAGGACAAGGGTAAGGAAGGCGTTGTTACAAAGACGTTGAAGACTCAAGACCGTGTTGTTGTGGAAGGTGTGAACAAGATTAAGAAGCACCAAAAGCCAAATAACCAATACCCACAAGGTGGAATTATTGAGCTAGAAGCTCCTATCCACGTTTCAAACGTACAATTGCTTGACCCTTCTACTAACGAACCAACAAAGATTGGTTACAAGGTTGAAGATGGTAAGAAGGTACGTTACGCAAAGAAGTCTGGAAAGACTTTAGCATAA
- the rplN gene encoding 50S ribosomal protein L14, producing the protein MIQQESRLKVADNSGAREILTIKVLGGSGRKFAGIGDMIVATVKQAIPGGTVKKGDVVKAVIVRTVSGVHRTDGSYIKFDENAAVIVKDDKSPVGTRIFGPVARELRDSDYMRIVSLAPEVL; encoded by the coding sequence GTGATTCAACAAGAGAGTCGTTTGAAGGTTGCTGACAATTCAGGTGCCCGTGAGATCCTAACTATTAAGGTTTTGGGTGGATCAGGTCGCAAGTTCGCCGGTATCGGTGACATGATCGTCGCAACTGTTAAGCAAGCTATCCCTGGTGGTACTGTAAAGAAGGGTGACGTCGTTAAGGCCGTTATCGTTCGTACCGTTTCAGGAGTTCACCGTACTGACGGTTCATACATCAAGTTTGACGAAAACGCTGCAGTTATCGTCAAGGATGACAAGAGCCCAGTTGGTACTCGTATTTTCGGACCTGTTGCGCGTGAATTGCGTGACAGTGATTACATGCGAATCGTGTCATTGGCACCTGAAGTATTGTAA
- the rpsQ gene encoding 30S ribosomal protein S17, with amino-acid sequence MTENRNARKVYQGRVVSDKMDKTITVAIETYKNHPVYGKRVKYTKKFKAHDENNEAKQGDIVRIMETRPTSATKRFRLVEIVEKAVII; translated from the coding sequence ATGACTGAAAATCGTAACGCACGTAAAGTTTACCAAGGACGCGTAGTTTCAGATAAGATGGATAAGACAATCACTGTTGCCATCGAAACTTACAAGAACCATCCTGTATATGGTAAGCGTGTTAAGTACACGAAGAAGTTTAAGGCTCACGACGAGAACAACGAAGCTAAGCAAGGTGATATTGTACGCATCATGGAGACGCGTCCAACATCAGCTACAAAGCGCTTCCGTTTGGTAGAAATCGTCGAGAAGGCTGTTATTATCTAA
- the rpmC gene encoding 50S ribosomal protein L29 — protein MKIKDLKNEIKGLSTVELVAKEKAYKEELFNLRFQLATGQLENTARLAEVRKQIARIKTAIRQDELNK, from the coding sequence ATGAAGATCAAGGATCTAAAAAACGAAATCAAGGGTCTAAGTACTGTTGAATTGGTTGCCAAGGAAAAGGCCTACAAGGAAGAATTGTTTAACCTACGCTTCCAACTAGCCACTGGTCAACTTGAAAACACAGCGCGTTTGGCTGAAGTACGTAAGCAAATTGCGCGTATCAAGACTGCCATTCGTCAAGACGAACTAAACAAGTAG
- the rplP gene encoding 50S ribosomal protein L16 translates to MLVPKRVKYRRPHRGRMRGEAKGGREVSFGEFGLQATSSHWITNRQIEAARIAMTRHMKRGGQVWIKIYPHLSYTSKGVGVRMGNGKGSPEGWVAPVKRGTVMFEVGGVSEEVAREALRLASNKLPVRTKIVTRQMEGE, encoded by the coding sequence ATGCTAGTACCAAAGCGTGTAAAGTACCGTCGTCCACATCGTGGTCGCATGCGCGGCGAAGCGAAGGGTGGACGCGAGGTATCTTTCGGTGAATTCGGACTACAAGCCACGAGTTCACACTGGATTACTAATCGTCAAATCGAAGCTGCTCGTATTGCAATGACACGTCACATGAAGCGTGGTGGTCAAGTTTGGATCAAGATCTACCCACACTTGTCATACACTTCTAAGGGTGTTGGTGTACGTATGGGTAACGGTAAGGGTTCTCCAGAAGGATGGGTTGCACCTGTCAAGCGTGGAACTGTTATGTTCGAAGTTGGTGGAGTTTCAGAAGAAGTCGCCCGCGAAGCCTTGCGTCTTGCATCTAACAAGTTGCCAGTCCGAACTAAAATCGTGACTCGCCAAATGGAGGGTGAATAA
- the rpsC gene encoding 30S ribosomal protein S3, which translates to MGQKINPTGFRVGVIRDWDAKWYADKKDFAANLLEDTKLRKYIETKLADSSVSRIEIERTANRVNISIHTAKPGMVIGKGGSEVDALRNQLSKMVAKGERVHINIIEIKKPDLEAKLVGQQIAGDLERRVAFRRAMRGAMQRAMRSGAKGIKVQVSGRLNGADIARIEQYTEGTVPLHTLRADIDYSWDEATTTFGQLGVKTWIYRGDVLPEKKSVKKQGGE; encoded by the coding sequence ATGGGTCAAAAGATTAACCCAACCGGTTTTCGTGTCGGTGTCATCCGCGATTGGGATGCCAAGTGGTACGCAGACAAGAAGGACTTCGCAGCTAATCTTCTAGAAGATACTAAGCTACGTAAGTATATCGAGACTAAGTTGGCTGACTCTTCAGTTTCACGTATTGAAATTGAACGTACAGCTAACCGTGTAAACATCTCAATCCACACTGCAAAGCCAGGTATGGTTATTGGTAAGGGTGGATCAGAAGTTGATGCATTGCGTAACCAACTTTCTAAGATGGTTGCCAAGGGTGAACGTGTTCACATCAACATCATTGAGATTAAGAAGCCTGATTTGGAAGCCAAGCTAGTTGGTCAACAAATCGCTGGTGATCTAGAACGCCGTGTTGCTTTCCGTCGCGCTATGCGTGGTGCAATGCAACGTGCAATGCGTTCAGGTGCCAAGGGTATCAAGGTTCAAGTTTCTGGTCGTTTGAATGGTGCAGATATTGCTCGTATTGAACAATATACTGAAGGAACGGTGCCTCTACACACATTGCGTGCAGACATCGACTATTCATGGGACGAAGCAACAACAACTTTCGGTCAACTAGGTGTTAAAACTTGGATTTACCGTGGAGATGTTTTGCCAGAAAAGAAGTCAGTTAAGAAGCAAGGAGGCGAGTAA
- the rplV gene encoding 50S ribosomal protein L22: MAEQITSARATANTVRVAPRKVRLVLDQVRGKSVAEAFAILEFLPNHSSLDVYKVLNSAVANAENNFSMDREDLVVAEAFANEGPTLKRFRPRAKGSASAINKRTSHITIVVSEK; the protein is encoded by the coding sequence ATGGCTGAACAAATCACGTCAGCACGCGCCACAGCAAACACTGTTCGTGTCGCACCACGTAAGGTCCGCCTTGTGCTTGACCAAGTTCGTGGGAAGTCAGTGGCAGAGGCATTTGCAATTCTAGAATTCTTGCCAAACCACTCTTCATTAGATGTATATAAGGTGTTGAACTCAGCAGTTGCTAACGCTGAGAACAACTTTTCAATGGATCGTGAAGATCTAGTTGTTGCCGAAGCCTTTGCTAACGAAGGACCAACGCTAAAGCGTTTCCGTCCTCGTGCCAAGGGATCAGCTTCAGCGATCAACAAGCGTACAAGCCACATTACTATTGTGGTATCAGAAAAGTAA
- the rpsS gene encoding 30S ribosomal protein S19 translates to MSRSLKKGPFADASLLKKVEAANASEKQAVIKTWSRRSTIFPSFIGLTFAVYDGRKHVPVLVQEDMVGHKLGEFVPTRTFRGHAADDKKTKRK, encoded by the coding sequence ATGAGTCGTAGCTTGAAAAAGGGACCTTTTGCTGACGCTAGCTTGTTGAAGAAGGTTGAAGCCGCTAACGCTTCAGAAAAGCAAGCCGTTATCAAGACATGGTCACGTCGTTCAACAATTTTTCCTAGCTTTATCGGATTGACTTTTGCTGTTTATGATGGACGTAAGCACGTTCCAGTTTTGGTCCAAGAAGATATGGTTGGACACAAGTTGGGTGAATTCGTTCCAACACGTACATTCCGTGGACACGCAGCAGACGATAAGAAGACTAAGCGTAAGTAA
- the rplB gene encoding 50S ribosomal protein L2: MAIKKFKPTTNGRRNMTGSDFSEITKTTPEKTLLDSKSSTGGRNAYGHMTVRHRGGGHKRQYRVIDFKRNKDDVPAKVIAIEYDPNRTANIALLHYTDGVKAYILAPKGLEVNTVIESGPEADIKVGNAMPLSNIPDGTQIHNIELKPGKGGQLVRSAGASAQVLGKEGKYVLVRLQSGEVRMILATCRATIGVVGNEQHSLINWGKAGRNRWRGKRPTVRGSVMNPNDHPHGGGEGKAPIGRPSPLSPWGKKTAGKKTRNVNARSSKFIVRGRKGK; this comes from the coding sequence GTGGCTATCAAGAAATTCAAACCAACCACAAACGGTCGTCGTAATATGACTGGTTCAGATTTTTCTGAAATCACAAAGACTACGCCAGAAAAGACTTTGCTAGATTCAAAGTCAAGTACTGGTGGACGTAACGCCTACGGTCACATGACTGTTCGTCACCGTGGTGGTGGACACAAGCGTCAATACCGTGTTATCGACTTTAAGCGTAACAAGGATGATGTTCCAGCCAAGGTTATCGCGATCGAATACGATCCAAACCGTACTGCTAACATCGCGCTTCTTCACTACACTGACGGAGTTAAGGCTTACATCTTGGCGCCTAAGGGACTAGAAGTTAACACTGTTATCGAATCAGGTCCTGAAGCCGACATCAAGGTCGGAAACGCAATGCCTTTGTCAAACATTCCTGACGGAACGCAAATCCACAACATCGAATTGAAGCCTGGTAAGGGTGGACAATTGGTACGTTCAGCTGGAGCGTCAGCCCAAGTTTTGGGTAAGGAAGGAAAGTACGTACTTGTTCGCCTACAATCTGGTGAAGTACGTATGATCTTGGCAACTTGCCGTGCAACTATCGGTGTTGTCGGAAACGAACAACACTCATTGATCAACTGGGGTAAGGCTGGTCGTAACCGTTGGCGTGGTAAGCGTCCAACAGTTCGTGGATCAGTAATGAACCCTAACGATCACCCACACGGTGGTGGAGAAGGTAAGGCTCCTATCGGACGTCCTTCACCATTGTCACCATGGGGTAAGAAGACTGCCGGTAAGAAGACTCGTAACGTTAATGCTCGCTCAAGCAAGTTTATCGTTCGTGGTCGTAAGGGTAAGTAA
- the rplW gene encoding 50S ribosomal protein L23, whose product MDARDIILRPIITEQTVAVLDNKTYTFEVDVRATKPQIKRAIEEIFEVKIEKINTANVRGKLKRQGRYAGYTKKRKKAIVKLSSASKEIQLFNEQ is encoded by the coding sequence ATGGACGCACGCGATATCATTTTGCGCCCGATCATCACTGAACAAACAGTGGCAGTTTTGGATAACAAGACTTACACTTTTGAAGTTGATGTTCGCGCTACTAAGCCACAAATCAAGCGCGCTATTGAAGAAATTTTCGAAGTTAAAATCGAAAAGATCAATACTGCAAACGTACGTGGTAAGCTAAAGCGTCAAGGACGCTACGCAGGATACACTAAGAAGCGTAAGAAGGCAATTGTTAAGTTGTCATCTGCTTCAAAGGAAATCCAACTATTCAACGAACAATAA
- the rplD gene encoding 50S ribosomal protein L4 → MTKIAMFKQDGSNAGEIELNDAIFAIEPNNDVITDAVLMQRASMRQGTHAVKNRSAVRGGGRKPWRQKGTGRARQGSIRSPQWRGGGIVFGPTPRSYAYKMPKKAYRLALKSVLSQKVLDSALVVVDALSFDAPKTKEFIKVLDNLNVNEKTLVVLDDNNTNAALAARNLNNVTVMTAKGVNVLDVINNDKLVVVQSALAQVEEVLA, encoded by the coding sequence ATGACTAAGATTGCTATGTTTAAGCAAGATGGTTCAAATGCTGGTGAAATCGAGTTGAATGACGCGATTTTCGCTATCGAACCAAACAACGATGTCATTACTGACGCAGTTTTGATGCAACGTGCATCAATGCGTCAAGGTACACACGCCGTAAAGAACCGCTCAGCTGTTCGTGGTGGTGGGCGTAAGCCATGGCGTCAAAAGGGTACTGGACGTGCTCGTCAAGGATCAATCCGTTCTCCACAATGGCGTGGTGGTGGAATTGTCTTTGGACCTACTCCACGTTCATATGCCTACAAGATGCCTAAGAAGGCATACCGTTTGGCTTTGAAGTCAGTATTGTCACAAAAGGTTTTGGATTCAGCTTTGGTTGTTGTTGATGCTTTGTCATTCGACGCACCTAAGACTAAGGAATTCATCAAGGTTTTGGACAACTTGAACGTAAACGAAAAGACGTTGGTAGTCTTGGACGATAACAACACAAACGCAGCTTTGGCAGCACGTAACTTGAACAACGTGACTGTAATGACTGCTAAGGGTGTTAACGTTCTTGACGTAATCAACAACGATAAGTTGGTTGTTGTACAATCAGCTTTGGCACAGGTTGAGGAGGTCTTGGCATAA